In Gordonia phthalatica, one genomic interval encodes:
- a CDS encoding SDR family NAD(P)-dependent oxidoreductase, giving the protein MNATMLPEGKVFVVTGAGNGIGRQVALELVAQGATVAAVDINAAGLTETADVAGSRITTHVLDIADADAVAAFPQTVIDAHGAVDGLFNIAGIAQPVETTLDVTPERIDRLMTVNFRGTVAMTQAFLPHLVARPDGGRVMLTSSLSAIVPVPGAAVYGASKAAVAYFGFGLAQDLRRLSPTVTATTVIPGTIWTDIVRGSAESMGIPVPLAKAFAMSPRKAAKKMIRVTMKGRASSVIGKDAHVYRTLGRISAPLADRVSYLQVGGFAYRS; this is encoded by the coding sequence ATGAATGCGACGATGCTGCCCGAGGGCAAGGTGTTCGTGGTGACCGGTGCAGGCAACGGCATCGGTCGGCAGGTGGCTCTGGAGTTGGTGGCGCAGGGTGCGACCGTCGCCGCCGTCGATATCAATGCCGCGGGTCTGACCGAGACCGCGGACGTCGCCGGCAGTCGAATCACGACCCACGTCCTCGATATCGCGGACGCCGACGCGGTCGCCGCGTTCCCGCAGACGGTGATCGACGCGCACGGAGCCGTCGACGGCCTGTTCAACATCGCGGGCATCGCCCAGCCCGTCGAGACGACCCTCGACGTGACGCCCGAGCGCATCGACCGGTTGATGACCGTCAACTTCCGGGGCACGGTCGCGATGACGCAGGCCTTCCTCCCCCATCTCGTCGCGCGCCCCGACGGCGGCCGCGTCATGTTGACGTCGAGTCTGTCGGCGATCGTCCCGGTTCCCGGCGCAGCCGTGTACGGCGCGTCCAAAGCCGCCGTCGCATATTTCGGTTTCGGTCTGGCCCAGGACCTTCGCCGCCTGTCCCCCACGGTGACCGCGACGACGGTGATCCCGGGAACCATCTGGACCGACATCGTTCGCGGCAGTGCCGAGAGCATGGGTATTCCGGTTCCGCTCGCCAAGGCCTTCGCCATGTCGCCGCGGAAAGCCGCGAAGAAGATGATCCGCGTGACGATGAAGGGGCGCGCGTCGTCGGTCATCGGCAAGGACGCGCACGTCTACCGGACGCTGGGTCGGATCAGCGCTCCGCTGGCCGACCGCGTCTCCTACCTTCAGGTCGGCGGGTTCGCGTATCGATCATGA
- a CDS encoding chloride channel protein, translating into MSTASRLAELRALLVTVAAGAGAGLVAVLTYQAMLALQRLVWTTGADGEDVGPWRIAITILIGGALLILLGRFGRSESVDELLAAAESPRSEASRQIIVTALVAIVAIAFGGSVGPEAGLLAVVAQCAAIVSRVIARTEARAREISRAGVAGALSGFYGAPPAAVAIDGDQLPASRLMSFIAGIAGFFVFLSVSRSVFGNSGVPELPLPAGTDGADWMLIVPALIACGFGLAFRVLHYHAERLAARIATPWQVTAIGTVAFAAVAVAFPLVRFSGHHELTLLPEMFGDGDASEIWTVAIAKVVALVLCLTAGWRGGEAFPLIFIGGLVGAGTALALPGLDPAAAVVAAMAAALAVGWRRPLASLLVLVLVLDTGYALALLIGVGLGAIVDRATTMDDRPDDASVADSRTGAPS; encoded by the coding sequence ATGAGCACCGCAAGCAGACTGGCTGAACTCCGGGCACTCCTCGTCACCGTCGCGGCGGGTGCCGGCGCCGGTCTGGTCGCGGTGCTGACCTACCAGGCGATGCTGGCACTGCAGCGGCTGGTGTGGACCACCGGAGCCGACGGCGAGGACGTCGGACCGTGGCGGATCGCGATCACGATCCTGATCGGCGGCGCGTTGCTGATTCTCCTCGGCAGGTTCGGTCGGTCCGAATCCGTCGACGAACTGCTCGCCGCCGCGGAATCACCGAGATCGGAGGCGTCACGGCAGATCATCGTCACCGCACTCGTGGCGATCGTCGCCATCGCCTTCGGCGGATCGGTCGGTCCCGAGGCGGGGCTCCTGGCGGTGGTCGCACAGTGCGCGGCGATCGTGTCGCGGGTCATCGCTCGCACTGAGGCCCGGGCGCGGGAGATCTCACGTGCCGGCGTGGCCGGTGCACTGTCCGGCTTCTACGGGGCACCGCCCGCGGCCGTCGCGATCGACGGCGACCAACTCCCCGCCAGCAGACTCATGTCGTTCATCGCAGGCATCGCGGGCTTCTTCGTCTTCCTCTCGGTGTCGCGCAGCGTCTTCGGGAACAGCGGCGTACCCGAGCTCCCGCTGCCGGCAGGCACCGACGGTGCGGACTGGATGCTGATCGTCCCGGCGCTGATCGCCTGCGGTTTCGGCCTCGCGTTCCGGGTCCTGCACTATCACGCGGAACGACTCGCCGCCCGCATCGCGACGCCCTGGCAGGTCACGGCCATCGGCACGGTCGCGTTCGCCGCCGTCGCCGTCGCGTTCCCCCTGGTGCGCTTCTCCGGACACCACGAACTGACCCTGCTGCCCGAGATGTTCGGCGACGGCGACGCCTCGGAGATCTGGACCGTCGCGATCGCGAAGGTCGTGGCGCTGGTCCTGTGCTTGACGGCGGGCTGGCGCGGCGGGGAGGCCTTCCCGCTGATCTTCATCGGTGGACTCGTCGGCGCCGGAACCGCCCTCGCGTTACCGGGTCTCGACCCGGCGGCCGCAGTCGTCGCAGCCATGGCCGCCGCACTCGCGGTCGGCTGGAGAAGGCCGCTCGCGTCGCTGCTCGTGCTGGTCCTCGTCCTCGACACCGGCTATGCGCTGGCACTGCTCATCGGCGTGGGCTTGGGCGCCATCGTCGATCGGGCGACGACGATGGACGACCGCCCGGACGATGCCTCCGTCGCCGATTCCCGCACGGGCGCGCCGTCATGA
- a CDS encoding YceI family protein: MSRQVELGPDHGALTIRTGVTGKAARTGHRLVIGFDRWAAAISYTDDAPSAVRVAVDVESLQVLSGEGGLTPMTAPERGVARLNALKSLKASKFGEITFTADDVTAADGGYRLVGTLTICGMSRPHTVEVTSDGATVSGESPVRQTDFGVKPYSLMMGALKVADEVVVAVEATISR, translated from the coding sequence ATGAGTCGACAGGTAGAACTCGGTCCCGACCACGGCGCGCTCACCATCCGCACCGGAGTCACCGGCAAGGCCGCCCGCACCGGGCACCGTCTCGTCATCGGCTTCGACCGGTGGGCCGCCGCGATCTCCTACACCGACGACGCGCCGTCCGCGGTCCGCGTAGCCGTTGACGTCGAGTCCCTCCAGGTGCTCTCCGGCGAAGGCGGGCTGACCCCGATGACCGCACCGGAGCGCGGCGTCGCCCGCCTGAACGCGTTGAAGTCGTTGAAGGCGTCGAAGTTCGGCGAGATCACCTTCACTGCGGACGACGTGACCGCCGCCGACGGCGGCTACCGTCTCGTCGGCACGCTTACGATCTGCGGCATGTCCCGCCCCCACACCGTCGAGGTCACGTCCGATGGTGCCACCGTCTCCGGCGAATCGCCGGTCAGGCAGACCGACTTCGGCGTCAAGCCGTACTCGCTGATGATGGGTGCGCTGAAGGTGGCCGACGAAGTGGTCGTCGCGGTGGAGGCTACGATCTCCCGATGA
- the eccD gene encoding type VII secretion integral membrane protein EccD, with product MTVSMEPDLVRVSILSRVAQLDAGLPVHAPIAALMPDLLAALRISDDSDAATWALSRVDGTRLAPSETLAQAAVLDGDLLLIRAARSGSHSPLVDDVADGVATALRRDREGWSADSSRWIGYAILLLGLLAAVPAGLLAADTDRVPVLTVSAVGSVLLLTIALAGRRLRIDARTAGAASIGACILAALAAAVVVPDVGGPARSAVAATAAGTVAVIGLRTAGRALAVHVAIATLAALSALAGTLAALWSRPVADIAAVVAVLAVGTVLLAPRLSIAFGRLPLPAVPTIAPDLTADSEPFPVDGVDALRLTDRDPLGTIADLALGDMQSLARRAATASSVLTGLLAGAVVAAGTATTVLAATGDPSTTVLLLGTCVVGGLAARGRTHADRTQSAILVAGSAVAGIAATLALLLNAGGPSPFTVFLVVLGIGGGALLLGTVAADGDYSPPAVRAAEILEYSVLIALLPLLLWVLDVYRAVRQL from the coding sequence ATGACTGTTTCCATGGAACCCGATCTGGTTCGGGTCTCGATTCTGAGCCGCGTCGCGCAACTCGATGCGGGCCTCCCCGTTCATGCGCCGATCGCAGCTCTGATGCCCGATCTGCTGGCTGCACTCCGGATTTCGGATGACAGCGACGCCGCGACGTGGGCGCTCTCGCGTGTCGACGGAACCCGACTCGCACCGAGCGAGACCCTCGCACAGGCCGCCGTCCTCGACGGCGATCTCCTCCTGATCCGCGCCGCCCGCTCAGGTTCGCACTCCCCGCTGGTCGACGACGTCGCGGACGGTGTCGCGACGGCTCTTCGCCGCGACCGCGAAGGCTGGTCGGCGGACTCGTCGCGCTGGATCGGCTACGCGATCCTGCTGCTCGGCCTCCTCGCCGCGGTCCCCGCGGGCCTACTCGCGGCGGACACCGACCGGGTTCCGGTGCTGACGGTGTCCGCGGTCGGATCGGTCCTGCTCCTCACGATCGCACTCGCCGGTCGGCGCCTCCGGATCGACGCCCGGACAGCAGGCGCCGCGTCGATCGGCGCGTGCATCCTGGCGGCGCTGGCCGCCGCGGTGGTCGTGCCGGACGTCGGTGGTCCCGCCCGATCGGCGGTCGCGGCGACAGCCGCCGGGACGGTGGCCGTGATCGGCCTGCGGACCGCCGGACGCGCACTCGCGGTCCACGTCGCCATCGCGACACTCGCGGCCCTGTCTGCGCTCGCCGGGACCCTCGCCGCCCTGTGGTCGCGTCCGGTCGCCGACATCGCCGCGGTCGTGGCTGTGCTGGCTGTCGGCACGGTCCTCCTGGCACCGCGCTTGTCCATCGCCTTCGGACGGCTTCCGCTGCCGGCCGTGCCGACCATCGCCCCGGATCTGACCGCGGACTCCGAACCCTTCCCCGTCGACGGCGTCGATGCGCTCCGCCTCACCGACCGCGACCCGCTCGGCACGATCGCCGACCTCGCGCTCGGCGACATGCAGTCGCTGGCCCGTCGCGCGGCGACCGCGTCCTCGGTCCTCACCGGCCTTCTCGCCGGTGCGGTCGTCGCTGCGGGGACCGCGACGACGGTGCTCGCGGCCACGGGCGACCCGTCGACGACCGTCCTGCTCCTCGGCACGTGCGTCGTCGGCGGACTCGCCGCCCGGGGCCGGACCCACGCGGATCGCACTCAGTCGGCGATCCTCGTGGCCGGATCCGCCGTGGCGGGGATCGCCGCGACGCTCGCCCTGCTGCTGAACGCCGGTGGGCCGAGTCCCTTCACCGTCTTCCTGGTCGTGCTCGGCATCGGTGGTGGAGCCCTGCTGCTCGGGACTGTCGCCGCCGACGGCGACTACTCGCCCCCGGCTGTGCGAGCGGCGGAGATTCTCGAGTACTCGGTGCTCATCGCACTGCTTCCGCTCCTGCTGTGGGTGCTCGACGTGTATCGGGCGGTCCGGCAGCTGTGA
- a CDS encoding type VII secretion-associated protein, which produces MTAPLLDLGYGRVDCGDQVLDVTPMLEEIDSASRRGVARRTFGALVRRCAGAGTVTVPTVWGPVRTGSMMAELHGAGFVGAPVPRAVAIAASHADAAAARVVVVETGLLPATGGHWSAHLVERRGDRWDLGRGEVTLPTEIPTDPGWARLLEYAAAVFVDGPDRESVGRAVDVLSASFGVRGVVVDRTVLVAFGGRTRAATGADLLAGLAAPPAAKPRRSTRVPAAVAGALLLATSGAAAWTHWPRETSPAQQTAQVGQAELTVPGAWLRTDQGSEVRGGDRAVFAAPDDGRRLIVVVSALRSGSTPTSVAESLRNRIAQRGDDVVAEFSENLDYAGRRVIGYRENPASGAPVAWYVTVDGGTQVSIGCQEGTGEESVEAACRGAVGSVRVTVL; this is translated from the coding sequence ATGACCGCGCCGCTCCTCGACCTCGGTTACGGCCGCGTCGACTGCGGTGATCAGGTCCTCGACGTGACGCCGATGCTCGAAGAGATCGACTCGGCATCGCGACGCGGCGTCGCACGGAGGACCTTCGGCGCCCTCGTCCGACGATGCGCGGGAGCCGGGACGGTGACGGTGCCGACCGTGTGGGGACCGGTTCGAACCGGATCGATGATGGCCGAACTGCACGGTGCCGGTTTCGTCGGCGCACCGGTGCCGCGGGCCGTGGCGATCGCCGCGTCGCACGCCGATGCCGCGGCCGCGCGAGTGGTGGTCGTGGAGACCGGGCTCCTGCCTGCGACCGGTGGCCATTGGAGTGCGCACCTCGTCGAACGGCGCGGTGACCGGTGGGATCTCGGTCGCGGGGAGGTGACGCTGCCGACCGAGATCCCCACCGATCCGGGGTGGGCGCGGCTCCTCGAGTACGCGGCCGCAGTCTTCGTCGACGGCCCCGATCGGGAGTCCGTCGGGCGCGCGGTGGACGTGCTGTCCGCGTCGTTCGGCGTGCGCGGGGTCGTCGTGGACCGCACCGTCCTTGTGGCGTTCGGCGGCAGGACCCGTGCTGCGACCGGGGCCGATCTGCTGGCGGGGCTCGCGGCGCCGCCCGCCGCGAAACCGAGACGCAGCACACGGGTGCCCGCCGCGGTGGCGGGCGCGCTGCTGCTCGCGACGTCGGGCGCTGCGGCCTGGACCCACTGGCCACGCGAGACATCCCCCGCACAGCAGACCGCGCAGGTGGGACAGGCGGAGCTGACGGTGCCCGGGGCGTGGCTTCGTACCGATCAAGGGAGTGAGGTCCGCGGCGGCGACCGCGCGGTGTTCGCAGCCCCCGACGACGGTCGCCGACTCATCGTCGTGGTCTCCGCGTTGCGGTCAGGTTCCACACCGACGTCGGTGGCGGAGAGCCTGCGGAATCGGATCGCGCAGCGGGGCGACGACGTCGTCGCGGAGTTCTCCGAGAACCTCGACTACGCGGGCCGACGCGTCATCGGCTACCGCGAGAACCCGGCGTCCGGCGCGCCCGTCGCCTGGTACGTCACCGTCGACGGCGGCACCCAGGTCAGCATCGGCTGTCAGGAGGGGACGGGGGAGGAATCGGTGGAGGCCGCGTGCCGCGGGGCGGTCGGATCGGTGCGGGTGACCGTGCTCTGA
- the eccCa gene encoding type VII secretion protein EccCa yields the protein MGSATVGFTRRPRVAAPEATEGEVELTSPPELSRAVPASMVIRLLPVVMVVAVVGMVGMMIVTGGAGALANPLFMMFPLMMVMSMVGMFASGGRGGPERAAELNETRKDYLRHLGQLRESVTDTAADQRAAAWWTHPDPDALLGFVGGRRMWERRMSDGDFGHVRVGLGSHRLATALVPPETPPGDDLEPVSAVALRRFAAAHAAVDDLPTAVALRGFPAVDIGGPRTPVHGLLRAVLCQLAVFHGPDHLRIAVVVDDPLDRAWDWIKWLPHAGHPTRRDGVGAARMVYPTLSALAADLNDDLADRVGFSRTADSQASSHLVVVVDTDAVDVEDELIGGAGLDGVTVIGIGDAPSPLAAQRGLQLVVVGDRIAARTAAGLEEFAIVDRLGPAEATAIARRLARYRVASFDALLDLDTPLVAGDPGLPALLGIPDAGRFTPQEGWRGRTGRDRLRVPIGYTPEGTPVHLDLKESAHGGMGPHGLCIGATGSGKSELLRTLVLALIATHSPDELNLVLVDFKGGATFLGLERSRHVAAIITNLEQELAMVDRMADALSGELNRRQELLRAAGNFANVTDYEAARLAGAPLDPLPALFIVVDEFSELLAQKPEFADLFVAIGRLGRSLHVHLLLASQRLEEGRLRGLDSHLSYRIGLKTFSANESRTVLGVPDAYHLPSSPGAAYLKCDSATPTRFNTCFVSGRYRPPTTLDGAVGALSGAAAVPVPFTTADVPVPDIEETVVEPTDETVGSTVLETMVDAIAGHGRHPHQVWLPPLEAAVTLDALASGPAGGALRIPYGTVDRPYEQRRDTAWLDVAGAGGHVAIVGGPQAGKSTTLRTLISSAALTHAPEQVQFYGFDFGGGTLSALTGLPHVGAIAAKTDVDTIRRTLAEIEGVVAAREKVFADHGIESMREYRAARAAGRFADDRHGDVFLVIDGIGVLRADFEALEDRVNALVSGGLAYGVHVVVTAARWGEIRPAMKDLMGGRIELRLGDALDSEMGRRAAAGVPVGRPGRGLTAEEKHLLVALPRIDGVADAGSVSAGTAALVTAVAERFPGRAAPRVRTLPPTVDAADLDSVPVAGRVPLGLSETDLGPWLLDFDAEPHLLIFSDVESGKTETLRTVVRGLVAGGESDAVKVVLVDYRRGLLGEVPEEYLGGYASSDRTARPMMAQLADVLSARLPGEDVTAQQLRDRSWWAGPTVYLVVDDYDLVSTSSGNPLLPLVELLGHGRDIGFRMIVTRRSGGLGRALFDPVIATLRDLSCDVLLMNGDPDEGYVVGRHRMQRLPAGRGELISRNHPPVVVQVAIGERA from the coding sequence ATGGGAAGTGCAACTGTCGGTTTCACGCGTCGGCCGCGTGTCGCCGCGCCGGAAGCGACCGAAGGCGAAGTGGAGTTGACGTCGCCGCCCGAACTGTCGCGGGCGGTGCCTGCGAGCATGGTGATCCGACTGCTGCCGGTGGTGATGGTCGTGGCTGTCGTCGGCATGGTCGGAATGATGATCGTGACCGGCGGTGCCGGAGCGCTCGCCAATCCGCTGTTCATGATGTTCCCGCTGATGATGGTGATGTCGATGGTCGGCATGTTCGCGTCGGGCGGTCGCGGCGGTCCCGAGCGTGCGGCCGAACTCAACGAGACTCGCAAGGACTACCTCCGGCACCTCGGCCAGCTGCGTGAGTCGGTCACCGACACGGCGGCCGATCAGCGAGCGGCGGCGTGGTGGACGCATCCCGATCCGGACGCGCTGCTCGGCTTCGTCGGCGGCAGAAGAATGTGGGAGCGACGGATGTCCGACGGCGACTTCGGGCACGTGCGGGTGGGGCTCGGCAGCCACCGCCTGGCGACGGCGCTCGTCCCGCCTGAGACACCGCCGGGCGACGACCTGGAGCCGGTCTCGGCGGTCGCGCTGCGCCGATTCGCCGCCGCGCACGCCGCCGTCGACGACCTCCCGACCGCGGTCGCCCTCCGCGGCTTCCCCGCGGTCGACATCGGCGGACCGCGCACCCCGGTGCACGGACTGCTGCGGGCAGTGCTCTGCCAACTCGCGGTGTTTCACGGCCCCGATCACCTGCGGATCGCGGTGGTGGTCGACGACCCGCTCGACCGTGCCTGGGACTGGATCAAGTGGCTGCCGCACGCCGGACACCCGACTCGCCGTGACGGAGTCGGGGCCGCCCGCATGGTCTATCCGACGCTGTCGGCGCTCGCCGCGGACCTGAACGACGACCTCGCCGACCGAGTCGGATTCAGCCGGACCGCGGACTCGCAGGCGTCGTCGCACCTGGTGGTGGTCGTCGACACCGATGCCGTCGACGTGGAGGACGAACTGATCGGCGGCGCCGGGCTCGACGGTGTCACCGTCATCGGCATCGGTGACGCGCCCAGCCCGCTGGCCGCGCAACGCGGCCTGCAGCTGGTCGTCGTCGGCGATCGGATCGCGGCGCGCACCGCGGCGGGTCTGGAGGAGTTCGCCATCGTCGACCGTCTCGGTCCGGCGGAGGCCACGGCGATCGCCCGTCGCCTCGCGCGGTATCGGGTGGCGTCGTTCGACGCGCTGCTGGACCTGGACACCCCGCTGGTCGCCGGGGACCCGGGCCTGCCCGCCCTCCTCGGCATCCCCGACGCCGGGCGGTTCACCCCGCAGGAGGGCTGGCGCGGCCGCACCGGCCGAGACCGCCTCCGTGTCCCGATCGGCTACACACCCGAGGGGACGCCGGTGCACCTGGACCTGAAGGAGAGCGCCCACGGCGGCATGGGGCCGCACGGACTGTGCATCGGGGCCACCGGGAGTGGGAAGTCCGAACTACTGCGCACCCTGGTCCTCGCCCTCATCGCCACCCATTCGCCGGACGAACTCAACCTCGTCCTGGTCGACTTCAAGGGAGGCGCCACCTTCCTGGGACTTGAACGCAGTCGACACGTCGCGGCGATCATCACCAACCTCGAGCAGGAACTGGCGATGGTCGACCGCATGGCCGACGCCCTGTCCGGTGAACTGAACCGCCGCCAGGAACTGCTGCGGGCCGCGGGCAACTTCGCCAATGTCACCGACTACGAGGCGGCTCGGCTGGCGGGCGCCCCGCTCGATCCGCTGCCCGCGCTGTTCATCGTCGTCGACGAGTTCTCCGAACTGCTCGCACAGAAGCCCGAGTTCGCCGACCTGTTCGTCGCCATCGGACGGCTGGGCCGATCACTGCACGTCCACCTGCTCCTCGCCTCGCAGCGATTGGAGGAGGGACGCCTCCGCGGCCTCGACAGTCACCTCTCGTACCGCATCGGCTTGAAGACGTTCTCCGCCAACGAGTCCCGCACCGTGCTCGGCGTTCCCGACGCCTACCACCTGCCGAGCTCGCCGGGCGCCGCCTACTTGAAGTGCGACTCCGCGACGCCCACCCGGTTCAACACCTGCTTCGTCTCCGGCCGCTACCGGCCGCCGACGACGCTGGACGGCGCCGTCGGGGCGCTGTCGGGGGCCGCTGCCGTTCCGGTTCCGTTCACCACCGCCGACGTTCCCGTCCCCGACATCGAGGAGACCGTCGTCGAGCCGACGGACGAGACGGTGGGCAGCACCGTGCTGGAGACGATGGTCGACGCGATCGCAGGCCACGGACGACACCCGCATCAGGTGTGGTTGCCGCCGCTGGAGGCCGCGGTCACCCTCGACGCGCTGGCCTCCGGACCCGCGGGCGGAGCGCTGCGAATCCCGTACGGCACCGTCGACCGGCCGTACGAACAGCGCCGGGACACCGCCTGGCTCGACGTCGCCGGGGCCGGTGGGCACGTCGCGATCGTCGGCGGCCCGCAGGCGGGGAAGTCGACGACCCTCCGCACCCTGATCAGCAGTGCCGCGCTGACTCACGCACCGGAGCAGGTGCAGTTCTACGGCTTCGATTTCGGCGGCGGCACACTGAGCGCATTGACCGGGCTGCCGCATGTCGGGGCGATTGCGGCGAAGACCGACGTCGACACCATCCGCCGGACCCTCGCCGAGATCGAGGGCGTCGTCGCCGCGCGCGAGAAGGTGTTCGCCGACCACGGCATCGAATCCATGCGCGAGTACCGAGCGGCGCGAGCGGCCGGCCGCTTCGCAGATGACCGGCACGGCGACGTCTTCCTCGTCATCGACGGCATCGGCGTGCTGCGCGCCGACTTCGAGGCCCTTGAGGACCGAGTCAACGCCCTGGTCTCCGGCGGCCTCGCCTACGGCGTCCACGTCGTCGTCACGGCGGCGCGGTGGGGCGAGATCCGCCCGGCGATGAAGGACCTGATGGGAGGTCGGATCGAGCTCCGCCTCGGGGACGCCCTCGACTCCGAGATGGGACGACGCGCCGCCGCGGGTGTTCCCGTCGGCCGTCCCGGGCGGGGCCTCACCGCTGAGGAGAAGCATCTGCTGGTGGCGCTGCCGCGGATCGACGGTGTCGCGGACGCCGGCAGCGTGTCGGCGGGGACCGCGGCCCTCGTCACCGCCGTCGCCGAACGATTCCCCGGTCGAGCGGCGCCGCGCGTGCGGACGCTGCCGCCGACGGTCGACGCCGCCGATCTGGACTCGGTGCCGGTCGCCGGTCGGGTCCCGTTGGGTCTGTCGGAGACCGACCTCGGCCCGTGGCTGCTCGATTTCGACGCCGAGCCGCACCTGTTGATCTTCTCCGACGTGGAGTCGGGCAAGACCGAGACCCTGCGCACGGTGGTCCGCGGGCTGGTCGCCGGCGGTGAATCCGACGCGGTGAAAGTGGTCCTCGTCGACTACCGACGCGGTCTGCTGGGTGAGGTGCCGGAGGAGTACCTCGGCGGCTACGCGAGTTCGGATCGCACAGCCAGACCGATGATGGCGCAGCTCGCCGACGTCCTCTCCGCGCGACTGCCGGGCGAGGACGTGACTGCGCAGCAACTCCGGGATCGGTCGTGGTGGGCGGGACCGACGGTGTATCTGGTGGTCGACGACTACGACCTCGTCTCCACCTCCTCGGGCAATCCGTTGCTGCCGCTGGTCGAGCTGCTCGGACACGGCCGGGACATCGGCTTCCGGATGATCGTGACCCGACGCTCCGGCGGTCTCGGGCGCGCCCTGTTCGATCCGGTGATCGCGACCCTGCGCGACCTCTCGTGCGACGTCCTGCTGATGAACGGCGACCCCGACGAAGGCTACGTGGTCGGTAGACACCGCATGCAACGACTGCCCGCGGGTCGCGGCGAACTCATCTCCCGCAATCACCCGCCGGTCGTCGTGCAGGTGGCGATCGGGGAGCGGGCATGA
- the mycP gene encoding type VII secretion-associated serine protease mycosin, which produces MRRLHAAAAAAVLLLCHAPGSATAAPPEPTEQRAKCAVAVGATSTAAPPGHRLLDLAAAHRFSTGSSVRVAVIDTGVNPHPRLPRLVAGGDYVGDGDGLSDCDAHGTLVAGIIAAQRSPGDDFVGVAPDATVISIRQSSGAFSRVRRGRDDAVVGAGYGPLATLATAIDRAVDLDARVINISEVACTAPGDTTGDAELTAALSRARQRDAVVVVAAGNLTDSTACREQNPSGAATSPVTSLKTSVTPARLAPLVLAVGAVDATGSPADFSLRGPWVGVAAPGTDVVSVAPRPGGAHLVDALRTTAGTAPLAGTSYAAPYVSGLAALIRSRYPRASASEVIAQIVATAHGGGHDASVGSGVIDPVAALAIEPPPVADPIVPGDHRMTPPEPDTPPDTGLPLVVGGFGFAAAALVAMWLIGRRRAAN; this is translated from the coding sequence ATGCGACGACTGCACGCGGCCGCCGCCGCGGCCGTGCTCCTGCTGTGCCATGCGCCCGGCTCCGCGACAGCCGCACCTCCCGAGCCGACCGAACAACGGGCGAAATGCGCCGTCGCCGTGGGTGCGACGTCGACCGCGGCACCGCCGGGCCACCGCCTTCTCGACCTCGCGGCCGCCCACCGGTTCAGCACCGGATCGAGTGTCAGGGTGGCCGTCATCGACACCGGCGTGAACCCGCATCCGCGACTGCCGCGACTCGTGGCCGGCGGAGACTACGTCGGCGACGGCGACGGCCTGTCGGACTGCGACGCGCACGGCACCCTGGTCGCCGGGATCATCGCCGCGCAACGCTCGCCCGGCGACGACTTCGTCGGCGTCGCCCCGGACGCCACCGTCATCTCCATCCGTCAGTCGAGCGGCGCGTTCAGCAGGGTCCGCCGGGGACGGGACGACGCCGTGGTCGGCGCGGGCTACGGTCCGCTCGCCACCCTCGCCACCGCCATCGACCGAGCCGTCGACCTCGACGCGCGCGTCATCAACATCTCCGAGGTGGCGTGCACCGCCCCGGGCGACACCACCGGCGATGCAGAACTGACCGCCGCCCTCTCCCGTGCCCGGCAGCGTGATGCGGTGGTCGTTGTCGCCGCGGGCAACCTCACCGACTCCACCGCGTGCCGCGAGCAGAATCCGTCGGGTGCGGCCACCTCACCCGTCACCTCGCTCAAGACCTCGGTGACGCCCGCCCGACTGGCCCCGCTGGTCCTGGCCGTGGGTGCGGTCGACGCCACCGGATCTCCCGCCGACTTCAGCCTCCGCGGACCGTGGGTGGGCGTCGCCGCACCCGGCACCGATGTGGTCAGCGTGGCCCCACGGCCGGGCGGAGCCCACCTGGTCGATGCCCTGCGCACCACCGCGGGCACCGCCCCGCTCGCCGGCACCAGTTACGCGGCCCCCTATGTTTCCGGGTTGGCCGCCCTGATCCGATCCCGCTACCCGCGGGCGTCAGCCTCCGAGGTGATCGCGCAGATCGTGGCGACCGCCCACGGTGGCGGACACGACGCGTCGGTCGGAAGCGGCGTCATCGACCCGGTGGCCGCACTCGCGATCGAGCCGCCTCCCGTCGCGGATCCGATCGTTCCCGGCGATCACCGCATGACGCCGCCGGAGCCCGACACCCCGCCCGACACCGGCCTGCCCCTGGTGGTCGGCGGTTTCGGGTTCGCCGCCGCGGCGCTCGTCGCGATGTGGCTGATCGGACGTCGTCGCGCCGCGAACTGA